A stretch of DNA from Cytophagia bacterium CHB2:
AACAAGCAGAATGGTAGTAGAAGCCAGTCATGCGGTCGTAAATGCGTTTAGAAAGCCTGTACTCATTCCCTCAGTCGCATACATTTTAAAATTGAGGATTCATCAAACGGCCCTGCCTTAATCTTCAACTATGATTTTTCCGTCTTGTGCGCCTGACCGGCCTTCGAAACGAAGCTGATACTCTCCGGTTTCGAGCGGGCCGATCTCAATGGTTTTGGAATAAGGCACCAAGACTTGAATCACCGTAGCGCTATCATTATAATGAGCCAGCGGCGTGATTGTAATAACCCGGCCTTTGATCTCGACTTGCAGGCTGTCCAAACGATATGCCGGGTTGGGCAAGTTGCCGGTAATCGGGATCATGAGCTTGCGTCCCCTTGCCGTGGTAAAAAGCCGCGGCATCTCATCAATATAGACTTTCTGCATGCCCATTTTCGTCTCGGCAACTACATTTTGAGGGGAGGCTTCCGCGGGCTGCTCGTTGCGGGAACTGGTGCAGCCCACGAGCATGGCATATCCGAGGCATATCAGTAAGCAAAATTTCATCGTCCTTCACCTTCATTTTTTAACGCATTCAGGATATTCGAATGAATGCGAAATGCGATATTCTCCGGCAATTCCGCCAGCTTAAAAAATTTTGTGTCTTTCGCGTCATCGCCCGGCCGCAGCTCCCCGCCGAGAATTTCACCCCAATAAACGATGAGCACAATTTTATAAGCCGGATAATCGCTGCCGGGATAAACACCGTAAATGCCGCGCAATGCGATATCGAGATTGGTCTCTTCTTTCACTTCGCGAATGGCAGTTTGCTCCGGCCCTTCATTCCACTCCATGAATCCCGCCGGCAGGCACCAATCGCCGGCGCGCGGCTCGATCGCGCGTTGCACCAGCAAAACCCCGTCATCGTTTCTTAAAATGACGGCGGCCGCCGGGATGGGATTGCGATAAAAAATAAATCCGCACTGCGAACAAACCTGGCGTTCACGGCCTTCCACGAATCGCGTTTCGAGTTTACCCGAACATTTGGGACAATAGGTATATTCGAATTCCATTTCGTTTTTTTATTACTCCCGCGCCGCTTTTAGAAACTCCTCCATTCCAGCCACAATGGCTTCAGCCGTTGCTTCACGAAAACGCGGCGACAGGATTAAAAATTCTTCCTCCGGATGCATGATAAACGCCGGTTCGATCAGAACCGCCGGCATGTTGGTCACCCGGCACACCGCGAGATTGTCATAAAACAGACCAAAGTTAGGAAGTTTTAGTTTATTTAGCAACATGCGGAGGACTTTATTTGCCAGAGCATAGCTTTGTGCGTGATAATAAAAGGCGCTGCTGCCGCGATTGAGAAACGGATTGACGCCATCCGGCAACGCGTTGTAGTGCAAACTGATGAACAAATCCGCGTTGCTCACCTCGGCAAATTTGCGGCGCGCCGTGAGCGTAATGCCCTCTTCCAGCACTACGCGCGTCTGAATCACATTCGCGCCTTTAGCCAGCAATTTTTTCTCGACTTCTTGCGCGAGTAAAAACGTCGCTTCCCTTTCGGTGAATCCGGTAGGCCCGATCGCGCCCAAATCGGGACCGTGCCCCGCATCAACACAAACAAACAGACCCTGCAACGGGCTGTGCGGCGGCGCGGCGAGCTTTGGTGTTTTTTTAATATCGAGTATGAGGTTCGTGCCTTCGTAAGAAGCCGAGTATCCCCACTGTTGTTTTTGATTGAGCGCGATGCTCAGGCGATATTTCTCATCTTCGTCCTGTGACCAACGGATCTCGCCAATCAACGGGTCTCCATAATCATGGCGAATCCAATCCGTGTCTGAAGTGACGCCGAACAGGATCACCTCGAGGCGTTGCGGTTGCGAGCGCTGCTCGATGCGAAACGGCACGCACTCATCCATAAAAATCGTCACCCGCGTGCGTTCGGGAAAACTTTGCGTGCGCGCCACTTGCACCGTGGTTTGCGGGGGCAGCGTGCCGGCAGGCAGGAGCCTAGCATTCGCCACCGGAATCCAAATCGATTCATCCTGGGTTAAGCGCGCGCGATAAGACGCGCCTTCGCGCCCGGTGATGCGCAGCTTCACCTCGCGCGGCAGAAAGAGTTGATAACCATTCCCCGGACCAGTACGCCCGATCGTCAGTTCTTCCGTCAAGCCGACCACGCGGGGAATCACTTCCGGCAAAATGCTCAACTTTCCTGTGGCAATTAACTCGACTTTTTCGCCGCTATCATGCGCGAGTTGAAATCGAATATTGGCGTTTTGGGTGGTATCCGCTGCACGAATGCGGTAGACGCCGGTATAAATGCCGCGCACCTCGGGCGTGTTGGGCGGCTGGGCGCGGCCAAACACGGCTTCACCCCAGTAGAATTGTTTGCGCGCCGGCTTCTCGGCCATGGGAAGATTTTGCGCAAGACCATCAATCGAAAATGTGGCGCGCATGCCGGGCGTACCTTTCACCGCCACGCCCAGAAGATCACCGGCGCGCATTTCAAGAGCGACGCGAGGAAAAACGTAACTCGTATCGAATTGCAGCGGAACGCCCGGCGAGGTGATGAGATAGTTTGGGATATAAACTCTGCGCTCAACCACAGTGGAATCCCACCGCGCGAGTGTGCGTGAGCTGTCGTGCGCAACCGCGCGGAAGATAAACATTCCCGGCTTAATTGGCACAACGGCAAGAAATGTATTGTTGGGATATTGCCGGGCGGCGATGCCGTTGATCAGGATCTTGGCGCTCGCGGGAAAATAATTTCCAAAAATGAAGGTTGAATCGCGCGCGGTCAGCGTGAGATCTTCGCGCGGATAAATGACCTCGAGCTTGAGGGGTTGGGCATGAAGGGAAGAAACGCCAAGCAACACGATGAAAACCAACCCGGCAGGAAGCCCAAAGCCTCGCCCGGCGTTCGGCGCAAAATCAGAATTCCCGGGCAGGCGATTCGTCTCGCCTTTCCGGTTTCGCGTGCGGCAACCGCTCGATTTTTGCCTGAGAATTTTACGGTAAAGAGCGCATATCCAATTCACCAAGATGCTCCTCGAGTACGTTGGGGGGCGTTAGTTTCAACATGAAGCGCAAGGCAGCCAGAAGCAGGGCAACATCGTCTGCATAGCCCAGAACGGGCAGGATGAAATCCGGCACCAAATCAACCGGAGAAACAGTGTATGCGCAAGCTGCAAAAAATGCAAGCTTCCCGATGAGCGGCACGCGACCATCTTTGAGCAAGCGCAACGTCAGGCGCAACATCTTGGGCAAATGCCAGACGAGCTTCCAAAACGAGGGGTTGGTTACAGCGCCTTTCACGGAGGGCACGGCATTCTCCTTAAGTTGAACCTTCGTCAAACAACGTCGGCGTTTTGAAACCAAGATACTTGTTGATATACTCACGCACACGCACTTTGCGGGCGGTGTTCTCCGAACTCATGTAGCGAATCACGCCGAAGACCGGACGTTCCGGATGCCAGGGACGATCATAACGCCCCAGCACCCAAAAAATACCGGAATAGGAATTCGGATTGCGTCCGTCGAGGGCATATTTGTTGTTCAATTCAATCATCAGCTCCAACGCTGCCTGCGGCGTGCGCGACCATTGCAGGATTTTTTTTCCCCAGAGCATGCGCAGATAATTGTGCACCCGGCCTTCCACCAGTAACTGCATTTGCGCCGCATTCCACAGAGCGTCATGGGTCTCGGCATTTTCAAACTGTGCGCGCGAATAAACATGTTCACGGCGATCGCGCGCATGCTTTGCGAGCGTTTGCTGCGCCCAGTTCGGCAACGACTCAAACTGATCGTAGTCCCCCCGCTGCGAGCAGAAATTGTATCCCACTTCGCGCCACGTCACGAATTCGTCAAGAAAAGATTCCGCCGGCGCGCTCACGCCCCACCACCCTTCTTTCGCGCCGCTGCCTTTTGGCGGCAAGAGCGCGGGCGACCAATTCTCCCGCTGCATCAATTCGGCAAACACCTGATGCGTCGAAATATGGCCAAAATGCAAATACGGCGACAAGCCGCTCGCGACTTCTTGTTGCGGCTGATTGCGTTCATCCGCGTAACGGAAAAGCCGATGTTCCAAAAAGTTTCTTAATGTTTCTTGTGCTGCCGCCGGCCCGCCGCGCGTCGTAACCGTTCCGACGCTGTGATCGATCGGTAATTTGCGCATGGCTGCCTTTTCACCTGCAAACAAAGCCTCGGTTGCACGCGGCCAGCGTTCTAGAATTTGTTTGGGAAGACTGGCGAGCACGGGCAGGCTGACGCGCCGTAACGGATCTGCCAAAGGAAAAGCCTGCAAATGCGCGTGCAAATTCTTTTGCAGAAAACGCCGGAACGCATAGGCTGTGGGAAAAACCTGCCCGGCCGCGCGCATGGGCAGGATGCCATTGGAATCGATTTTTTCCAATCTCACGTTGAGCTGCCGCGCCGCCGCCGCGATCATAGGTGGCAGCATGAACGCCGGGAAATCATCCGTCACAACGACACAAGCATGCCGGGACAGCGCCGCCAGCAGCCCTTTTCCGGCATTTCGCGCCGGTTCGATATAGGGATAATAAAAAACTTTCGTCTTTTGCAACCGTTCGGCATTATCGCGCATGCCCTCGATCACAAAGCGATGCAATCGATCGCTAGCCCAACGATAGTCGCAGCGCAAGGCCTCGAGTACGATCAGAGGTTTGTTGAGCTGCTGTGCATACTCCACGGCGCGTTGCAGGCTGAAGTTCCATTGCGTGCGGCGATGGGCAATCATCCAATACAAAACAAAGTCGCCGAGAGCATTGACAGGCGCAGTGTTGCAGGTTTGCACGCGAATATCAGGAACGGGCATCACGCAAGTTCCTTATGTGAAAGCTGCCGCCGCACAAACGGCAGCCGCCACCAGGGCACAAAAGGGTATTCATGATGTTCGAGATGATAGCCAAAATGGTAGCATGTCACAAACGACCAGAACACGGAAAAGTCGTTGCTGCGCGCGTGATGGCGATTGTCATATCCACCCGGCGGCTGGCGATGCGGCAAGAACGTGCCGAAATAAAACAATTGCAGCGTGCTTAACAACGAGGGCAGCACCCAGGCAACCAATAAATTCACCAGCGGAATGTGCATGACATGATGCAG
This window harbors:
- a CDS encoding N-acetylmuramoyl-L-alanine amidase, coding for MNWICALYRKILRQKSSGCRTRNRKGETNRLPGNSDFAPNAGRGFGLPAGLVFIVLLGVSSLHAQPLKLEVIYPREDLTLTARDSTFIFGNYFPASAKILINGIAARQYPNNTFLAVVPIKPGMFIFRAVAHDSSRTLARWDSTVVERRVYIPNYLITSPGVPLQFDTSYVFPRVALEMRAGDLLGVAVKGTPGMRATFSIDGLAQNLPMAEKPARKQFYWGEAVFGRAQPPNTPEVRGIYTGVYRIRAADTTQNANIRFQLAHDSGEKVELIATGKLSILPEVIPRVVGLTEELTIGRTGPGNGYQLFLPREVKLRITGREGASYRARLTQDESIWIPVANARLLPAGTLPPQTTVQVARTQSFPERTRVTIFMDECVPFRIEQRSQPQRLEVILFGVTSDTDWIRHDYGDPLIGEIRWSQDEDEKYRLSIALNQKQQWGYSASYEGTNLILDIKKTPKLAAPPHSPLQGLFVCVDAGHGPDLGAIGPTGFTEREATFLLAQEVEKKLLAKGANVIQTRVVLEEGITLTARRKFAEVSNADLFISLHYNALPDGVNPFLNRGSSAFYYHAQSYALANKVLRMLLNKLKLPNFGLFYDNLAVCRVTNMPAVLIEPAFIMHPEEEFLILSPRFREATAEAIVAGMEEFLKAARE
- a CDS encoding deoxyribodipyrimidine photolyase, producing the protein MMPVPDIRVQTCNTAPVNALGDFVLYWMIAHRRTQWNFSLQRAVEYAQQLNKPLIVLEALRCDYRWASDRLHRFVIEGMRDNAERLQKTKVFYYPYIEPARNAGKGLLAALSRHACVVVTDDFPAFMLPPMIAAAARQLNVRLEKIDSNGILPMRAAGQVFPTAYAFRRFLQKNLHAHLQAFPLADPLRRVSLPVLASLPKQILERWPRATEALFAGEKAAMRKLPIDHSVGTVTTRGGPAAAQETLRNFLEHRLFRYADERNQPQQEVASGLSPYLHFGHISTHQVFAELMQRENWSPALLPPKGSGAKEGWWGVSAPAESFLDEFVTWREVGYNFCSQRGDYDQFESLPNWAQQTLAKHARDRREHVYSRAQFENAETHDALWNAAQMQLLVEGRVHNYLRMLWGKKILQWSRTPQAALELMIELNNKYALDGRNPNSYSGIFWVLGRYDRPWHPERPVFGVIRYMSSENTARKVRVREYINKYLGFKTPTLFDEGST
- a CDS encoding NUDIX hydrolase, with product MEFEYTYCPKCSGKLETRFVEGRERQVCSQCGFIFYRNPIPAAAVILRNDDGVLLVQRAIEPRAGDWCLPAGFMEWNEGPEQTAIREVKEETNLDIALRGIYGVYPGSDYPAYKIVLIVYWGEILGGELRPGDDAKDTKFFKLAELPENIAFRIHSNILNALKNEGEGR
- a CDS encoding DUF1232 domain-containing protein, which codes for MLRLTLRLLKDGRVPLIGKLAFFAACAYTVSPVDLVPDFILPVLGYADDVALLLAALRFMLKLTPPNVLEEHLGELDMRSLP